A genome region from Arachis duranensis cultivar V14167 chromosome 6, aradu.V14167.gnm2.J7QH, whole genome shotgun sequence includes the following:
- the LOC107493385 gene encoding protein MAINTENANCE OF MERISTEMS-like, protein MVSSANSALVQRWRPETHTFVLPVGEVTVTLEDVAHIFGLPIDGEPMSDWTDSSSDFLHSQSIAIFGRKPVVISSSKSLYEAGLGSGYQRRRAIGYRRVFKRYVRCQIFCFLGSTLFTNKSTAYAHAKYLSLLCDFERIHTYSWGPACLEHLYRTLCRASRQFLPPAEIPVAMRWSQSYRSSTWLSKTVVIFRQEIDYIDERPYEGLIKPDDYMDTLRYVTLLLHYCHLIVSNGILRTE, encoded by the exons ATGGTGTCATCCGCAAACT CTGCTTTGGTGCAAAGGTGGAGGCCAGAAACCCATACCTTTGTATTACCAGTGGGTGAGGTTACTGTAACACTAGAAGATGTCGCTCATATATTTGGCCTACCTATTGATGGAGAGCCTATGAGCGACTGGACAGATAGTAGTAGCGACTTCCTACATAGTCAGAGCATTGCGATATTCGGTCGGAAGCCGGTTGTCATTAGTTCTTCGAAATCTTTATATGAAGCTGGGTTGGGTTCGGGGTATCAGAGACGCAGAGCCATTGGATACCGAAGAGTCTTTAAGAGATATGTCAGATGTcagattttctgttttttgggTTCGACCCTATTCACGAATAAGTCGACCGCATATGCTCACGCGAAGTATCTATCGTTGCTTTGCGATTTTGAGCGGATCCATACTTATAGTTGGGGACCAGCATGTCTCGAGCATCTTTACAGGACACTATGTCGTGCATCACG ACAGTTCCTTCCACCGGCTGAGATACCAGTTGCCATGAG GTGGAGTCAATCCTATCGAAGCTCAACATGGTTATCGAAGACCGTAGTGATATTTAGGCAGGAAATAGACTATATAGACGAG CGGCCGTATGAAGGGTTGATTAAACCCGATGATTACATGGACACCTTGAGGTATGTGACATTGTTGCTCCATTATTGTCATTTGATTGTGTCGAATGGCATCCTGCGAACTGAGTGA